A stretch of the Mesorhizobium sp. Pch-S genome encodes the following:
- a CDS encoding GFA family protein, which produces MSRTKSEQSLHIHAEAGHTNARCACGALRLTLREPPQLTALCHCLACQRRTGSPFSANAFYAVDSVEVSGASTEFVRTAESGRKVRMYFCPACGSTLYWKAEASPEMIGVAVGAFADPGFVPPALSVFEKSKHEWVRLDGAVEHFDGLPAGR; this is translated from the coding sequence ATGTCTCGAACAAAGTCGGAGCAATCTCTGCACATCCATGCGGAGGCCGGACACACCAATGCTCGATGTGCTTGCGGCGCTCTCAGGCTGACGCTTCGTGAACCGCCGCAGCTGACCGCGCTGTGTCACTGCTTGGCCTGCCAGCGCAGGACCGGCTCGCCGTTCAGCGCCAACGCCTTCTACGCGGTCGACAGCGTCGAGGTTTCGGGTGCGTCCACGGAGTTCGTCCGCACCGCCGAAAGCGGTCGCAAGGTGCGCATGTATTTCTGCCCTGCCTGCGGCTCGACCCTTTATTGGAAGGCGGAGGCGTCGCCTGAAATGATCGGCGTGGCGGTCGGCGCATTCGCCGATCCGGGCTTCGTGCCGCCGGCGCTGTCCGTGTTCGAAAAGTCGAAGCACGAATGGGTGCGGCTCGACGGGGCGGTGGAGCATTTCGACGGCCTGCCTGCTGGCAGGTGA
- a CDS encoding helix-turn-helix domain-containing protein — MIEFDTGKVEAKERLDYWSSDVLRRMSIARMDAGPGFFARLLRTQGRRGEFWDHTSDAIRVERGARRCASDGGDEIYVGLLLDGPSRVSQNGNDHALVAGNLYVVDFARPVRAEWSSHREIAIVIPRERVAALAGRRAMTLGGQRLDRPGLAELLASHLALTARRMRGLSSVGREAAIDAATDLACALLRSVADEAVDLPSGDVLTAALMVIDQRHTDARLSPARVAVAVGCSRSELYRAFAGQAESVAAAIWTARLERSRRMLALQPALDLSVAQISANCGFLDPSSFNRMFRNRYGMTPRDMRQLAGSRTTIA, encoded by the coding sequence ATGATCGAGTTCGACACAGGCAAGGTAGAGGCGAAGGAACGTCTCGATTACTGGAGCAGCGATGTGCTGCGCCGCATGTCGATTGCGCGCATGGATGCCGGGCCCGGCTTCTTCGCCAGATTGCTGCGCACGCAAGGGCGTCGCGGCGAATTCTGGGACCATACATCGGATGCGATCCGCGTCGAGCGTGGAGCGAGGCGATGCGCCAGCGACGGCGGCGACGAGATCTATGTCGGCCTGCTTCTCGACGGCCCGTCGCGGGTCAGCCAGAATGGCAACGACCACGCTTTGGTGGCAGGCAACCTCTATGTCGTCGACTTTGCCCGGCCGGTGCGCGCCGAATGGTCGTCCCATCGCGAGATTGCCATCGTCATACCGCGCGAACGGGTTGCTGCCCTCGCCGGTCGCCGGGCCATGACGCTCGGTGGCCAACGCCTGGACCGTCCCGGACTGGCCGAACTGCTCGCCTCGCATCTGGCGCTGACGGCAAGACGCATGCGCGGCCTGTCCTCTGTCGGGCGCGAGGCCGCGATCGATGCGGCGACGGATCTGGCCTGCGCCCTGCTGCGCTCGGTCGCCGACGAGGCGGTCGATCTGCCATCGGGCGATGTTTTGACCGCCGCGCTGATGGTCATCGACCAGCGCCACACGGATGCACGGCTGTCGCCGGCGCGTGTCGCCGTGGCGGTCGGCTGTTCACGCTCCGAACTTTACCGTGCCTTCGCCGGACAGGCTGAATCGGTTGCTGCCGCCATCTGGACGGCGCGGCTCGAACGATCGCGGCGCATGCTTGCGCTGCAGCCCGCTCTCGACCTCAGCGTCGCGCAGATTTCCGCGAATTGCGGCTTCCTCGACCCGTCGAGCTTCAACCGCATGTTCCGCAATCGCTACGGCATGACGCCGCGCGACATGCGCCAGCTTGCCGGAAGCAGGACGACAATCGCCTGA